The following are from one region of the Andrena cerasifolii isolate SP2316 chromosome 1, iyAndCera1_principal, whole genome shotgun sequence genome:
- the LOC143366921 gene encoding WD repeat-containing protein 13 — MVTMWHQQVFALDAKYNAQRVNKLPSLGMLYIRRRNQLLKEKSCKDPKICENYLKLRSKLLFLRYGDSLEQNSLGSHTAEEEKSEIKTKFHCKQRKSIAENFAFDGMDHVFDQHKAPVMMLKFANNDRSKLCCASLDGLLSICEAISIPPKVIALLEGHKKGVTAFDWSSSNDLIVSSSLDGTIRLWNVATATNPDCLRTINDQQRAEVLCCGFIPVNNNLVVTGNSQGLVQILNISTGIYTRGGSCKIGGKILSLTCEGSGGSLIWAGNDRGVIMSFQLEPGAGRLTKLRRVQEVGGMITNLSWRSWFSKSAPWPALLVSSACNLVLLYHIIDAQGSLSLWTKYPIKHRQYFVRSTFCPQMEACLIATGSEDGTIHLLDSAREGKAAKINRLHGHAAPTLALCFNYDESLLASADHQGLIILWRNRQRHI, encoded by the exons ATGGTTACCATGTGGCATCAACAAGTATTTGCTCTTGATGCTAAGTACAACGCGCAACGTGTAAATAAACTACCCAGTTTAG GGATGCTTTACATTCGTCGTAGGAATCAGTTGTTGAAAGAGAAGTCTTGCAAGGATCCAAAGATTTGCGAGAATTACCTAAAACTGAGGTCGAAGCTACTGTTTCTACGATATGGCGATAGCTTGGAGCAGAATAGTCTCGGAAGTCATACGGCCGAAGAGGAGAAGTCAGAAATCAAGACTAAGTTCCATTGCAAGCAACGAAAATCGATAGCGGAGAACTTCGCCTTCGATGGAATGGATCATGTATTCGATCAGCACAAAGCACCTGTGATGATGCTAAAGTTTGCGAACAATGATAGATCCAAACTGTGCTGCGCGTCGTTAGATGGATTATTGTCGATATGCGAAGCTATCAGTATACCTCCGAAAGTTATAGCTTTGCTGGAAGGCCATAAGAAAGGCGTTACCGCGTTCGACTGGAGTAGCAGTAACGACCTCATAGTTTCGTCTTCCTTGGACGGCACTATAAGGCTTTGGAACGTTGCCACGGCTACTAATCCGGACTGTTTGCGGACGATTAACGATCAGCAGAGAGCAGAGGTCCTATGCTGTGGGTTTATACCTGTAAATAACAATTTAGTAGTCACTGGTAATTCTCAGGGGCTCgtgcagatattaaatatatctaCTGGTATATACACTCGTGGAGGTTCTTGCAAGATCGGAGGAAAA ATTTTATCATTGACTTGCGAAGGTAGCGGTGGTTCGCTAATATGGGCCGGGAACGACAGAGGAGTTATTATGTCGTTTCAATTAGAACCAGGAGCAGGGCGATTAACAAAATTGCGAAGGGTACAAGAAGTTGGTGGAATGATAACTAATCTTTCTTGGCGCTCGTGGTTTTCAAAGAGCGCTCCGTGGCCGGCACTTTTAGTAAGCAGTGCTTGTAACTTAGTGCTGTTGTACCATATTATTGATGCCCAAGGCTCCTTATCGCTTTGGACAAAATATCCAATAAAACACAG ACAGTACTTCGTGAGATCCACGTTTTGCCCACAAATGGAGGCTTGTTTGATAGCCACTGGTTCCGAGGATGGTACCATTCATCTCCTAGATTCGGCGAGAGAAGGCAAAGCGGCTAAGATCAATCGACTGCATGGTCACGCAGCACCAACGCTTGCTTTATGCTTTAATTACGACGAATCTCTTCTTGCGTCTGCAGATCATCAAGGACTCATCATTTTATGGCGTAATCGCCAACGGCACATAtag